The segment CCCTTGCGCTTCCGTATGACGGTCGTCATATGATGAGCAAAATATGGAGGACGGGGCATGGGACGGGCGGAGCAGAAGGCGGAGACCAGGGAGCGCATCCTCGCTTCGGCGGGGAAGCTCCTGCGCGAGCGCGGCATCGCCGCCGCCAGCGTGCAGGAGGTGATGAAGGGGGCCGGCCTGACCGTGGGCGGCTTCTACGCCCACTTCGCCTCGAAGGAGGCGCTGGTGGACGAGACGATCCGCGGCACCATCGGCAGGGCCCGCGGCATGCTCCTTCGGGTGCACGAGGAGAGCGCGATCGAGGGTGTGATCCGCCGCTACCTCTCCCGGCGGCATCGGGACGAGGCAGAGGTCTGCCCGCTCCCCGCCATCGCCGGCGAGATCGCCAGCGGCGCGCCCCACGGCACCGTGCTCGCCGAAGAGCTCGCCGCCCACGCCAGGGCGCTGGCGGAGCTGCTGCCCGCGGGAGGCAACCGCCGCGAGCGGGCGCTGGGCCTGCTCGCGCTGCTCTTCGGCGGCCTCACCCTGGCCCGCGCCACCAGAGGCACCGCGTTGTCCGACGAGATCCTGAAGGCCTGCCGTGCGTTCGCGCGGGACGGCCTCGCAGCCGAAGACGAGAGGAGAGGCACGTGAAGAACGAAGCCTGGGTGATCGATGCGATGAGGACGCCCCGCGGCAGGGGCAAGATGGGCAAGGGCTCGCTCTCAGGGATCCACCCGCAGGAGCTGCT is part of the Vulgatibacter sp. genome and harbors:
- a CDS encoding TetR/AcrR family transcriptional regulator: MGRAEQKAETRERILASAGKLLRERGIAAASVQEVMKGAGLTVGGFYAHFASKEALVDETIRGTIGRARGMLLRVHEESAIEGVIRRYLSRRHRDEAEVCPLPAIAGEIASGAPHGTVLAEELAAHARALAELLPAGGNRRERALGLLALLFGGLTLARATRGTALSDEILKACRAFARDGLAAEDERRGT